TTTCACGATGTAAGCCCGACGGCTTTTAGAGCCTTCGGGCTTGCGGTTAAGATACTCGGCGTCTCTGGCTAGCTAGGCCGGTGAGGCGCGATTCCCGTATGGGATGGTGCGCTTTAGGCCCATCGGGCCGGGGCGTCAACCCTTGGGACGGTGGAAGGCCCTTCGAAGGGCCTTTGGCATTTTTCTTGTCAGAAAAATGCGCCCGGGATCAGCCGTCGAGAACAGCGGCGATCGAGGCCGCGACAGCGTCGATTTCGCCCAGGCCGTCAATGCTGCGCAGGTCGCCTTTGGCGTAGTAATAGCCCAGCAGCGGCGATGTCTTCTTGTAGTACTCCATCAGCCGGGTGCGCAGGCTTTCCGCGTTGTCGTCGGCGCGGCGCTTGAACTCTGTGCCGCCGCAGTTGGAACATTTGCCATCCGCCGGAATCGGCTTGGTGTTGTCATTGTAGACCTCACCGCAGCTGCCGCAGGTTGAGCGCGCCGTGATGCGGGCGACCAGCGCCTCGTCATCCACCGCCATCTCGATCACCGCATAAAGCTTCGTGCCGTGCTTCTCAAGCAGCGCGCCCAGCGCGTCCGCCTGACCGAGCGTTCGGGGGAAGCCGTCGAAGATGAAGCCGCCAGCATGGTCGCCCTCGAGCTTCTCCTCGATCAGGCCGATGACGATCTCGTCTGTGACCAGCTGGCCCGCATCCATGATCGCGGCGACCTTGTTGCCCATCTCGGTGCCCGAACTGCGCGCGTCGCGCAGCATGTCACCGGTCGACAGCTGAACCATATTGCGCTCGGCCACCAGCTTGCGGGCCTGGGTGCCCTTGCCCGCCCCCGGCGGTCCCAGCAGAATAATGTTCATCGACGCGATGGCCCTTTCGACTTGCCGCCGCGCTTCTTGCCACGCAGCTGGGACTTCTCGATCAGGCCCTCATACTGATGGGCCAGCATGTGGGACTGCACCTGCTGGATCGTGTCCATCGTCACCGAAACCACAATCAGCACCGATGTGCCGCCGAAGTAGAACGGGATCGCGAGCTGAGCACGCAGGATCTCGGGCAGCAGGCAGACGGCGGCCAGATAGGCGGCGCCCAGAACCAGCACGCGGTTGACCACATATTCCAGATACTCCGCCGTCGCCTCGCCGGGGCGGATGCCCGGCACGAAGCCGTTTTGCGACTTGAGGTTCTCGGCCACTTCCTCGGGCTTGAAGGCCACGTTGAAGGTGTAGAAATAGGCGAAGAACACGATCATCGCCGTAAAGAACGCCAGATAGAGCGGCTGTCCGGGGCCAAAATAGGCCAGAACGGTCGCCATGAACGGGCTGGTCTGGTTGCCCGAGAAGGTCGAGACCGTGGTGGGCAGCAACAGAAGCGACGA
The nucleotide sequence above comes from Litoreibacter ponti. Encoded proteins:
- a CDS encoding adenylate kinase; this encodes MNIILLGPPGAGKGTQARKLVAERNMVQLSTGDMLRDARSSGTEMGNKVAAIMDAGQLVTDEIVIGLIEEKLEGDHAGGFIFDGFPRTLGQADALGALLEKHGTKLYAVIEMAVDDEALVARITARSTCGSCGEVYNDNTKPIPADGKCSNCGGTEFKRRADDNAESLRTRLMEYYKKTSPLLGYYYAKGDLRSIDGLGEIDAVAASIAAVLDG